A region from the Lolium perenne isolate Kyuss_39 chromosome 4, Kyuss_2.0, whole genome shotgun sequence genome encodes:
- the LOC127291793 gene encoding uncharacterized protein isoform X2, which yields MVGKGMVAVKKLSNTFGLHENKFHEEVKCLINAKHKNIVRFLGYCAETQGKMQKFEGKLVMADQRNWLLCFEYVCKGSLDKHITDATCGLNWRERYQIIKGITEGLLFLHEMRILHLDLKPANILLDGQMVPKIADFGLSRCLGEDQTRAITENLSGTLGYMDPEYLRSRQIAFASDIYSLGVIIMEILTGTKQYLDDDYVVESWMNRLDASEGRMQLEQVRVCSKIGIECMNLDPKKRPVARHIIDRLDKTTSADYSEEICIGSSSFESQISLPREQFGERIGKLGAESLQKTDVKEHSILEDVAERLEWLHMQESQLKVGQLPLWGVQDMKEKVNRHRANNSSSICTGFSEKNILDIFNTKTRSNFDRNDRRKSHFINIFRKEELLPIVRSSNRIGTGSFSGVYKGFVGNALVVVKTMLSGNMLEINMLENEVIVQSQIVHKNIAWLIGCCLEMENLMLVYEFLSRGSLHDILHSGSKVPLNLDVRLNIIEESARGLAYLHSQAYTKIVHSDIKPASILLDENFVPKISGFGVSRLITRDNEHAESVIGDMNYMDPVYMQTGLLTEKSDVYSFGIVILEIISRKKARHSDNNSLVKCFVEVHEKGKKATELFDKEIALTGNLEILDYLAEIAMECLNLDIDQRPSMTNVAERLVILNRSRRLDAQHISGDYSDESDISSSFAEQNEEGQFWGVQDTDHPGVNISSSISTGLNKFNSLDIFNRKARMNFDTKSRLILEKSHFIKIFKKKEVMSMLKTNNLIGKDGFFEVYKGVVGTTVVAVKKPINGSMVENEQFGNVVIIQSQVIHKNILRLIGCCLEMDSPVLVYEFLSRGSLDDILHSSGKVPLDLDVRLTIVAESAQGLAYLHSQAHCKILHGDVKPENIILDENFMPKISDFSLSKLIASDNEHAHFIIGDMSYMDPVYMQTGLLTEKSDVYSFGVVILEVISRKKATRPDDSSSLVKGFLEVHKEGKKATDLFDKKIAVKGNLEILEYLAEIAVQCLNLDVDRRPTMTYVAERLLTLQRYRRSQVAHQ from the exons ATGGTTGGAAAAGGTATGGTCGCCGTAAAGAAGCTGTCCAACACATTTGGTCTTCACGAGAATAAATTTCATGAAGAGGTCAAATGCCTGATAAATGCCAAGCACAAGAATATTGTAAGGTTTCTGGGCTATTGTGCTGAGACTCAAGGTAAAATGCAAAAGTTTGAGGGGAAGCTTGTCATGGCAGATCAACGGAACTGGTTGCTCTGTTTTGAGTATGTATGCAAAGGGAGTCTTGATAAGCACATTACTG ATGCAACCTGTGGGCTTAATTGGAGGGAACGCTATCAAATTATTAAGGGGATAACTGAGGGTTTGCTTTTTCTTCATGAGATGCGAATTCTTCACTTAGACCTTAAGCCAGCTAATATTTTACTTGACGGTCAGATGGTACCCAAAATTGCTGACTTTGGTCTCTCCAGATGCCTTGGTGAAGATCAAACCCGTGCGATTACTGAAAACCTAAGTGGAACTCT GGGATATATGGATCCAGAATATCTCAGATCAAGACAAATTGCATTCGCCTCAGACATATATAGTCTTGGCGTCATAATCATGGAGATATTGACAGGAACGAAGCAGTATCTCGATGACGATTAT GTAGTTGAAAGTTGGATGAATCGATTGGATGCATCAGAGGGGCGGATGCAATTGGAACAAGTAAGAGTATGCTCTAAGATTGGGATAGAGTGCATGAACCTGGATCCAAAGAAGAGACCAGTGGCAAGGCACATAATTGATAGGCTTGATAAAACGACAAGTGCTGACTATTCAGAAGAAATTTGCATCGGCAGTTCATCATTTGAATCGCAGATAAGTTTACCCAGGGAACAATTTGGAGAAAGGATTGGAAAGCTTGGAGCTGAGAGCCTCCAGAAGACAGATGTCAAGGAACACTCAATATTGGAAGATGTGGCAGAACGCCTTGAATGGCTTCATATGCAGGAAAGCCAACTGAAAGTAGGCCAGTTACCATTATGGGGAGTGCAAGATATGAAGGAAAAGGTCAACCGTCATAGGGCAAACAATTCTAGCTCTATCTGTACTGGGTTCTCTGAGAAGAACATTTTGGACATTTTCAACACGAAAACACGCAGCAATTTTGATAGGAACGACAGGCGAAAGTCACATTTTATAAATATCTTCAGAAAGGAGGAGCTCTTGCCAATAGTAAGGAGTAGCAATCGAATTGGAACAGGTAGCTTCAGTGGAGTTTATAAAGGCTTTGTAGGTAATGCACTGGTCGTGGTGAAGACAATGCTCTCTGGTAATATGCTAGAGATTAACATGTTAGAAAACGAAGTCATCGTCCAATCTCAGATCGTCCACAAGAATATTGCTTGGCTCATAGGTTGTTGCCTAGAAATGGAAAACCTCATGCTAGTGTATGAGTTTCTCTCCAGAGGAAGCCTTCATGACATTCTTCACAGCGGCAGCAAGGTGCCTCTGAACTTGGATGTGCGTCTAAATATCATTGAAGAATCAGCACGTGGTCTAGCTTATTTGCACTCACAAGCTTATACCAAAATTGTGCATAGTGATATTAAACCGGCGAGTATACTCTTGGATGAAAACTTTGTTCCAAAGATCTCAGGCTTCGGCGTGTCGAGGTTGATTACGAGAGACAACGAACACGCTGAATCTGTCATCGGTGACATGAATTACATGGATCCAGTATACATGCAAACAGGCCTACTGACCGAAAAAAGTGATGTCTACAGTTTTGGAATTGTGATCTTGGAAATCATTAGCAGGAAGAAGGCCAGACATTCTGATAATAATAGCTTAGTGAAGTGTTTCGTTGAAGTTCATGAAAAAGGGAAGAAAGCAACCGAGCTGTTTGACAAGGAAATTGCGCTAACAGGTAATTTGGAGATTCTTGACTATCTGGCAGAGATTGCTATGGAATGTCTTAACCTTGATATCGATCAGAGACCATCAATGACTAATGTTGCAGAGCGCCTTGTCATACTTAACCGATCTCGTAGGTTAGATGCACAGCATATAAGTGGTGACTATTCAGATGAATCTGACATCAGCAGTTCATTTGCTGAGCAAAACGAAGAAGGCCAATTTTGGGGAGTGCAAGATACGGACCACCCTGGCGTAAACATTTCTAGTTCTATCTCTACTGGGCTCAACAAGTTCAACAGTTTGGACATTTTCAACCGGAAGGCACGCATGAATTTTGATACAAAAAGCAGACTTATATTAGAAAAGTCGCATTTTATAAAGATATTCAAAAAGAAGGAGGTCATGTCAATGCTGAAGACTAACAATTTGATTGGAAAAGATGGATTCTTTGAAGTTTACAAAGGTGTTGTTGGTACTACAGTGGTGGCGGTAAAGAAACCGATCAATGGTAGTATGGTAGAGAATGAACAATTTGGAAATGTAGTCATCATCCAGTCACAAGTCATTCACAAGAACATCCTTAGGCTTATAGGTTGTTGCCTAGAAATGGACAGCCCTGTGCTAGTGTACGAATTTCTCTCAAGAGGAAGCCTTGATGACATTCTTCACAGCAGCGGGAAGGTGCCTCTAGACTTGGATGTGCGTCTAACAATTGTTGCAGAATCAGCACAGGGTCTAGCTTATCTGCATTCACAAGCTCATTGCAAAATCCTGCATGGTGATGTTAAACCGGAAAATATTATCTTGGATGAAAACTTTATGCCGAAGATCTCAGACTTTAGCTTATCAAAGTTGATTGCGAGTGATAACGAACATGCCCACTTCATCATCGGTGACATGTCTTATATGGATCCAGTATACATGCAAACAGGCCTACTGACCGAAAAAAGTGATGTCTACAGTTTTGGAGTTGTGATCTTGGAGGTCATTAGCAGGAAGAAGGCCACTCGTCCTGATGACAGCAGCAGCTTAGTGAAGGGTTTCCTTGAAGTTCACAAAGAAGGGAAGAAAGCAACCGACCTGTTTGACAAGAAAATTGCAGTAAAAGGAAATTTGGAGATTCTTGAATACCTGGCGGAGATTGCGGTGCAATGCCTTAACCTTGATGTGGATCGAAGACCCACGATGACATATGTTGCAGAGCGCCTTCTGACACTGCAACGATATCGTAGGTCGCAAGTTGCTCACCAGTGA
- the LOC127291794 gene encoding fructokinase-2-like — translation MAPLGDGVAPAAAAAPGLVVSFGEMLIDFVPDVAGVSLAESAGFVKAPGGAPANVACAVSKLGGSSAFVGKFGDDEFGHMLVEILKQNGVNAEGCLFDQHARTALAFVTLKSNGEREFMFYRNPSADMLLTEAELNLDLIRRARIFHYGSISLITEPCRSAHVAATRAAKAAGLLCSYDPNVRLPLWPSAQAARDGIMSIWKEADFIKVSDDEVAFLTQGDANDEKNVLSLWFEGLKLLIVTDGEKGCRYFTKDFKGSVPGYAVNTVDTTGAGDAFVGSLLLNVAKDDSIFYNEAKLREVLQFSNACGAICTTQKGAIPALPTTAAALELISKGSN, via the exons ATGGCGCCTCTCGGTGACGGAGTTGCTCCCGCGGCGGCGGCCGCCCCAGGCCTGGTCGTCTCCTTTGGCGAGATGCTCATCGACTTCGTTCCCGACGTGGCCGGCGTCTCCCTCGCCGAGTCCGCTGGCTTCGTCAAGGCCCCCGGCGGCGCGCCCGCCAACGTCGCATGCGCCGTCTCCAAGCTTGGCGGCTCCTCCGCATTCGTCGGCAAG TTCGGCGACGACGAGTTCGGCCACATGCTGGTGGAGATCCTGAAGCAGAACGGGGTGAACGCGGAGGGGTGCCTGTTCGACCAGCACGCGCGCACCGCGCTGGCCTTCGTCACCCTCAAGTCCAACGGCGAGCGGGAGTTCATGTTCTACCGCAACCCGTCCGCCGACATGCTGCTCACGGAGGCGGAGCTCAACCTGGACCTGATCCGCCGCGCGCGCATCTTCCACTACGGCTCCATCTCGCTCATCACCGAGCCCTGCCGCTCGGCGCACGTGGCCGCCACGCGCGCCGCCAAGGCCGCGGGGCTGCTCTGCTCCTACGACCCCAACGTGCGCCTCCCGCTCTGGCCCTCGGCGCAGGCGGCCCGCGACGGCATCATGAGCATCTGGAAGGAGGCCGACTTCATCAAGGTCAGCGACGACGAGGTGGCCTTCCTCACCCAGGGCGACGCCAACGACGAGAAGAACGTCCTCTCGCTCTGGTTCGAGGGGCTCAAGCTGCTCATCGTCACCGACGGCGAGAAGGGGTGCAGGTACTTCACCAAGGACTTCAAGGGCTCCGTCCCGGGGTATGCTGTCAACACCGTCGACACCACTGGCGCGGGCGACGCTttcgtcggctccctcctcctcAACGTCGCCAAGGACGACTCCATCTTCTACAACGAAGCCAAGCTCAGGGAGGTTCTGCAGTTCTCCAACGCTTGCGGTGCCATCTGTACCACCCAGAAGGGAGCCATCCCGGCGCTGCCCACCACCGCTGCAGCCCTTGAGCTCATCAGCAAGGGCAGCAACTAG
- the LOC127346567 gene encoding uncharacterized protein, giving the protein MTGREFISVVTVAKYEHFARIPQDLNVKNADGVFTVVPLPDDAVRQLDAATTVPDAVWLFVGSWNTRGLNDSGKCIDVKRNLSAQPMSIICLQETKLTDASPSKASSLLPPGFRNFASKASIGASGGLLTAWRDDLVGHVRDMELRFTLTTFLEFTSDGSRFAVSNVYAPCDSTLRGEFLDELRSLASLCSLPWLLVGDFNMTRSASEKNNHHFDAATAEAFNDVIDELVLQELPLLDRQFTWTNNREVPTLVRLDRAFINPQWSEALFNSTLRSLVHNTSDHVPLLVERPLPALPPPREVISLMDLVEEFRTLSHVESLLRSLVKMQLSSEYKKLDAYWKQRYTYRLCKLGDENTAFFHANASARLRRNQIKVLHSDGHPVTNHDDKERVLHAFYSALLGTTSPVLWNPNLAALLPPIAGLSSLELPFSEEELKKALWSMRSDSSPGPDGFGPAFFKAFWPVVKDDLLSFVMEFHSGGAHLSGVNQAFIALLPKTAEVVITDGFRPISLQNCVMKIITRMLTTRLQQFIEQLVAFEQSGFIAGRCITDNFVYAAELAQCCRIRGAPTIALKLDFKKAFDSVNWGSLDAILEARGFGSLFRSCIRELLTSGRAAVLLNGVPGRWMECKNGLRQGDPLSPYLYLIVAGLLRQLIITGFGLLHPLVDDLPCPVIQYADDTLILVRATPSEVSLLKTALDTFSAATGLTINYHKSTFVPIYVPPDDAASLAATLGCPISTFPQTYLGLPLSDSKLPANALDFLAEKIVARIPSWRLHTLDPGSRLTLTTAVLSALPSFSMSALPIPKGMLVRMDRPRRSMFWKASATCSGGDCLVSWETACRLRSEGGLGLIDLGTQNTCLLLKNVYRLLTGEDNPWIVWIWQWYLRGDPHPATPLWRSFADLIPLLRSITSVRVGDGSMTSFWMDNWTSAGPLHTALPSAFSHCLDADATVAAGTRMGAAALARRDRVSPAAVADFALLEDALARHRPTPVPDRRAIVGGAPTGFKTSDAYRLLHSSGCGPPLHDLNWDTFVPVRVKVFIWILRHRRTRTRARLRRLGILQSSDCPFCPGVA; this is encoded by the exons ATGACCGGTCGGGAGTTCATCTCCGTGGTGACGGTCGCCAAGTACGAGCACTTCGCCCGCATCCCGCAGGACCTGAATGTCAAGAACGCGGATGGCGTCTTCACGGTCGTCCCT CTCCCGGACGATGCAGTCCGCCAGCTCGACGCAGCGACGACGGTGCCCGACG CTGTCTGG CTGTTCGTTGGCTCCTGGAACACTCGTGGCCTAAACGACTCAGGCAAATGCATCGACGTCAAACGCAACCTCTCCGCTCAGCCGATGTCCATCATTTGTCTGCAAGAGACGAAGCTTACTGACGCTTCGCCATCCAAAGCCTCTTCATTATTGCCGCCGGGATTCAGGAACTTTGCGTCCAAGGCCTCCATTGGAGCCTCTGGTGGCCTGCTCACGGCATGGCGCGACGACCTGGTCGGCCACGTCCGCGACATGGAGCTGCGCTTCACCCTCACCACGTTCCTCGAATTCACCTCGGATGGATCGCGGTTTGCGGTGTCGAATGTGTATGCCCCCTGCGACTCCACCCTGCGTGGAGAGTTCCTCGATGAGTTGCGCTCTCTCGCGTCTCTATGCTCCCTTCCTTGGCTCCTTGTGGGTGACTTCAACATGACCCGCTCTGCATCGGAGAAGAACAACCACCACTTCGACGCCGCGACCGCTGAGGCGTTCAACGATGTCATCGACGAGCTGGTGCTCCAAGAACTGCCGCTCCTCGATCGCCAGTTCACTTGGACAAACAACAGGGAGGTTCCCACTCTCGTGCGCCTCGATCGTGCATTCATCAATCCCCAGTGGAGCGAGGCGTTGTTCAACTCGACGCTGCGGTCGCTCGTCCACAACACCTCCGATCACGTGCCGCTGTTGGTGGAGAGGCCACTTCCCGCGCTCCCGCCTCCCAG GGAGGTTATTTCCCTCATGGACCTGGTGGAGGAATTTCGCACACTCTCTCATGTTGAATCCCTCCTTCGTTCCCTCGTCAAGATGCAGCTGTCCTCGGAGTACAAAAAGCTCGATGCTTACTGGAAACAGCGGTACACATATCGGTTGTGCAAGCTTGGAGATGAGAACACAGCATTCTTCCACGCGAATGCCTCTGCGCGGTTGCGGCGGAACCAAATAAAGGTCCTTCATTCCGACGGTCACCCCGTGACGAACCATGATGATAAAGAGCGGGTACTACATGCCTTCTACTCGGCGCTTCTCGGGACAACGTCACCCGTTCTTTGGAATCCTAACCTTGCGGCGCTGCTGCCCCCGATTGCTGGGTTGTCCTCTCTCGAGCTTCCTTTTTCCGAGGAGGAACTGAAGAAAGCCCTCTGGTCGATGCGCTCCGACAGCAGCCCTGGGCCTGACGGCTTTGGTCCAGCATTCTTCAAGGCCTTCTGGCCTGTGGTGAAGGACGACCTTCTGAGCTTTGTTATGGAATTCCACAGCGGCGGCGCCCACCTCTCCGGCGTCAACCAGGCTTTTATTGCGCTCCTCCCCAAGACCGCGGAGGTGGTCATTACGGATGGTTTTCGCCCCATCTCCCTTCAGAACTGCGTCATGAAGATCATCACCCGCATGCTTACGACGCGGCTCCAGCAGTTCATCGAGCAGCTTGTCGCCTTTGAGCAGTCTGGCTTCATTGCTGGACGTTGCATTACCGACAACTTCGTGTATGCTGCAGAGCTCGCGCAGTGTTGTCGCATCCGTGGTGCCCCCACCATCGCCCTCAAGCTGGACTTTAAGAAGGCGTTCGACTCCGTGAACTGGGGCTCCCTCGATGCTATCCTTGAGGCTCGTGGCTTCGGTTCGTTGTTCCGCTCCTGCATTCGCGAGCTCTTGACTTCAGGGAGGGCTGCcgttcttctcaacggtgtcccgGGGAGATGGATGGAGTGCAAGAATGGCCTGCGTCAGGGTGACCCGCTGTCACCCTACCTTTACCTGATCGTGGCCGGTCTCCTACGACAGCTTATCATTACCGGCTTCGGCTTGCTCCACCCCCTCGTCGATGACCTCCCCTGCCCCGTGATCCAGTATGCCGACGACACTCTGATCCTTGTGCGAGCTACTCCGTCCGAGGTGTCGCTGCTCAAGACGGCACTGGACACCTTCTCCGCCGCGACCGGGCTCACTATCAACTACCACAAGAGCACGTTTGTGCCCATCTATGTGCCCCCCGATGATGCTGCTTCTCTTGCGGCGACTCTCGGGTGCCCCATCTCGACGTTCCCCCAGACATATCTGGGCTTGCCATTGTCAGACAGCAAGCTACCCGCCAACGCGCTGGACTTCCTCGCTGAGAAAATTGTGGCGCGTATCCCTAGCTGGCGGCTACACACTCTTGATCCTGGCAGTCGGCTAACACTCACCACCGCCGTGCTCTCTGCGCTGCCGTCATTTTCCATGTCAGCCCTGCCCATCCCGAAGGGCATGCTCGTTCGGATGGACAGGCCTCGTCGCTCCATGTTCTGGAAAGCGTCTGCCACCTGCTCCGGTGGAGATTGCTTGGTGTCGTGGGAAACCGCTTGCCGGCTCCGTTCTGAGGGTGGCTTGGGCTTGATAGATCTTGGGACGCAGAACACATGTCTGCTGCTCAAGAATGTCTATCGACTGCTCACGGGCGAGGACAATCCATGGATTGTGTGGATCTGGCAATGGTACTTGCGAGGAGACCCGCATCCCGCGACACCTCTTTGGAGAAGCTTCGCGGATCTCATACCTCTCCTTAGGTCGATCACCTCTGTGAGGGTAGGGGATGGTAGCATGACCTCCTTTTGGATGGACAACTGGACCTCTGCGGGCCCACTCCATACCGCGCTCCCCTCTGCGTTCTCCCACTGCCTGGATGCGGATGCGACGGTTGCCGCCGGTACGCGCATGGGTGCCGCCGCCCTTGCCCGGCGCGATCGCGTTTCTCCTGCCGCCGTGGCGGACTTCGCCTTGCTGGAAGACGCCCTCGCGCGCCATCGTCCCACGCCTGTGCCGGACAGACGTGCGATCGTTGGGGGCGCTCCCACGGGTTTCAAGACAAGCGATGCGTACCGCCTCCTTCACAGCTCGGGCTGCGGCCCACCTCTCCACGACCTGAACTGGGACACTTTTGTGCCGGTCCGGGTCAAGGTCTTCATCTGGATCCTAAGGCATCGTAGGACGCGAACCAGGGCACGCTTGCGCCGTCTGGGCATCCTGCAGTCGTCGGATTGCCCATTCTGCCCCGGTGTTGCTTAA
- the LOC127291793 gene encoding uncharacterized protein isoform X1: MDRETSTSYDVLERILLDESADPTSLPLSLLQYVTNHFSLDNQIGSGGFAVVYKGMVGKGMVAVKKLSNTFGLHENKFHEEVKCLINAKHKNIVRFLGYCAETQGKMQKFEGKLVMADQRNWLLCFEYVCKGSLDKHITDATCGLNWRERYQIIKGITEGLLFLHEMRILHLDLKPANILLDGQMVPKIADFGLSRCLGEDQTRAITENLSGTLGYMDPEYLRSRQIAFASDIYSLGVIIMEILTGTKQYLDDDYVVESWMNRLDASEGRMQLEQVRVCSKIGIECMNLDPKKRPVARHIIDRLDKTTSADYSEEICIGSSSFESQISLPREQFGERIGKLGAESLQKTDVKEHSILEDVAERLEWLHMQESQLKVGQLPLWGVQDMKEKVNRHRANNSSSICTGFSEKNILDIFNTKTRSNFDRNDRRKSHFINIFRKEELLPIVRSSNRIGTGSFSGVYKGFVGNALVVVKTMLSGNMLEINMLENEVIVQSQIVHKNIAWLIGCCLEMENLMLVYEFLSRGSLHDILHSGSKVPLNLDVRLNIIEESARGLAYLHSQAYTKIVHSDIKPASILLDENFVPKISGFGVSRLITRDNEHAESVIGDMNYMDPVYMQTGLLTEKSDVYSFGIVILEIISRKKARHSDNNSLVKCFVEVHEKGKKATELFDKEIALTGNLEILDYLAEIAMECLNLDIDQRPSMTNVAERLVILNRSRRLDAQHISGDYSDESDISSSFAEQNEEGQFWGVQDTDHPGVNISSSISTGLNKFNSLDIFNRKARMNFDTKSRLILEKSHFIKIFKKKEVMSMLKTNNLIGKDGFFEVYKGVVGTTVVAVKKPINGSMVENEQFGNVVIIQSQVIHKNILRLIGCCLEMDSPVLVYEFLSRGSLDDILHSSGKVPLDLDVRLTIVAESAQGLAYLHSQAHCKILHGDVKPENIILDENFMPKISDFSLSKLIASDNEHAHFIIGDMSYMDPVYMQTGLLTEKSDVYSFGVVILEVISRKKATRPDDSSSLVKGFLEVHKEGKKATDLFDKKIAVKGNLEILEYLAEIAVQCLNLDVDRRPTMTYVAERLLTLQRYRRSQVAHQ; this comes from the exons ATGGACCGTGAAACCAGTACAAGCTACGACGTCCTGGAGAGGATACTGCTTGATGAAAGCGCAGATCCCACTAGCCTGCCGTTATCACTTCTGCAATATGTAACAAATCATTTCTCTCTTGATAACCAAATTGGCAGCGGCGGGTTTGCAGTAGTTTATAAG GGAATGGTTGGAAAAGGTATGGTCGCCGTAAAGAAGCTGTCCAACACATTTGGTCTTCACGAGAATAAATTTCATGAAGAGGTCAAATGCCTGATAAATGCCAAGCACAAGAATATTGTAAGGTTTCTGGGCTATTGTGCTGAGACTCAAGGTAAAATGCAAAAGTTTGAGGGGAAGCTTGTCATGGCAGATCAACGGAACTGGTTGCTCTGTTTTGAGTATGTATGCAAAGGGAGTCTTGATAAGCACATTACTG ATGCAACCTGTGGGCTTAATTGGAGGGAACGCTATCAAATTATTAAGGGGATAACTGAGGGTTTGCTTTTTCTTCATGAGATGCGAATTCTTCACTTAGACCTTAAGCCAGCTAATATTTTACTTGACGGTCAGATGGTACCCAAAATTGCTGACTTTGGTCTCTCCAGATGCCTTGGTGAAGATCAAACCCGTGCGATTACTGAAAACCTAAGTGGAACTCT GGGATATATGGATCCAGAATATCTCAGATCAAGACAAATTGCATTCGCCTCAGACATATATAGTCTTGGCGTCATAATCATGGAGATATTGACAGGAACGAAGCAGTATCTCGATGACGATTAT GTAGTTGAAAGTTGGATGAATCGATTGGATGCATCAGAGGGGCGGATGCAATTGGAACAAGTAAGAGTATGCTCTAAGATTGGGATAGAGTGCATGAACCTGGATCCAAAGAAGAGACCAGTGGCAAGGCACATAATTGATAGGCTTGATAAAACGACAAGTGCTGACTATTCAGAAGAAATTTGCATCGGCAGTTCATCATTTGAATCGCAGATAAGTTTACCCAGGGAACAATTTGGAGAAAGGATTGGAAAGCTTGGAGCTGAGAGCCTCCAGAAGACAGATGTCAAGGAACACTCAATATTGGAAGATGTGGCAGAACGCCTTGAATGGCTTCATATGCAGGAAAGCCAACTGAAAGTAGGCCAGTTACCATTATGGGGAGTGCAAGATATGAAGGAAAAGGTCAACCGTCATAGGGCAAACAATTCTAGCTCTATCTGTACTGGGTTCTCTGAGAAGAACATTTTGGACATTTTCAACACGAAAACACGCAGCAATTTTGATAGGAACGACAGGCGAAAGTCACATTTTATAAATATCTTCAGAAAGGAGGAGCTCTTGCCAATAGTAAGGAGTAGCAATCGAATTGGAACAGGTAGCTTCAGTGGAGTTTATAAAGGCTTTGTAGGTAATGCACTGGTCGTGGTGAAGACAATGCTCTCTGGTAATATGCTAGAGATTAACATGTTAGAAAACGAAGTCATCGTCCAATCTCAGATCGTCCACAAGAATATTGCTTGGCTCATAGGTTGTTGCCTAGAAATGGAAAACCTCATGCTAGTGTATGAGTTTCTCTCCAGAGGAAGCCTTCATGACATTCTTCACAGCGGCAGCAAGGTGCCTCTGAACTTGGATGTGCGTCTAAATATCATTGAAGAATCAGCACGTGGTCTAGCTTATTTGCACTCACAAGCTTATACCAAAATTGTGCATAGTGATATTAAACCGGCGAGTATACTCTTGGATGAAAACTTTGTTCCAAAGATCTCAGGCTTCGGCGTGTCGAGGTTGATTACGAGAGACAACGAACACGCTGAATCTGTCATCGGTGACATGAATTACATGGATCCAGTATACATGCAAACAGGCCTACTGACCGAAAAAAGTGATGTCTACAGTTTTGGAATTGTGATCTTGGAAATCATTAGCAGGAAGAAGGCCAGACATTCTGATAATAATAGCTTAGTGAAGTGTTTCGTTGAAGTTCATGAAAAAGGGAAGAAAGCAACCGAGCTGTTTGACAAGGAAATTGCGCTAACAGGTAATTTGGAGATTCTTGACTATCTGGCAGAGATTGCTATGGAATGTCTTAACCTTGATATCGATCAGAGACCATCAATGACTAATGTTGCAGAGCGCCTTGTCATACTTAACCGATCTCGTAGGTTAGATGCACAGCATATAAGTGGTGACTATTCAGATGAATCTGACATCAGCAGTTCATTTGCTGAGCAAAACGAAGAAGGCCAATTTTGGGGAGTGCAAGATACGGACCACCCTGGCGTAAACATTTCTAGTTCTATCTCTACTGGGCTCAACAAGTTCAACAGTTTGGACATTTTCAACCGGAAGGCACGCATGAATTTTGATACAAAAAGCAGACTTATATTAGAAAAGTCGCATTTTATAAAGATATTCAAAAAGAAGGAGGTCATGTCAATGCTGAAGACTAACAATTTGATTGGAAAAGATGGATTCTTTGAAGTTTACAAAGGTGTTGTTGGTACTACAGTGGTGGCGGTAAAGAAACCGATCAATGGTAGTATGGTAGAGAATGAACAATTTGGAAATGTAGTCATCATCCAGTCACAAGTCATTCACAAGAACATCCTTAGGCTTATAGGTTGTTGCCTAGAAATGGACAGCCCTGTGCTAGTGTACGAATTTCTCTCAAGAGGAAGCCTTGATGACATTCTTCACAGCAGCGGGAAGGTGCCTCTAGACTTGGATGTGCGTCTAACAATTGTTGCAGAATCAGCACAGGGTCTAGCTTATCTGCATTCACAAGCTCATTGCAAAATCCTGCATGGTGATGTTAAACCGGAAAATATTATCTTGGATGAAAACTTTATGCCGAAGATCTCAGACTTTAGCTTATCAAAGTTGATTGCGAGTGATAACGAACATGCCCACTTCATCATCGGTGACATGTCTTATATGGATCCAGTATACATGCAAACAGGCCTACTGACCGAAAAAAGTGATGTCTACAGTTTTGGAGTTGTGATCTTGGAGGTCATTAGCAGGAAGAAGGCCACTCGTCCTGATGACAGCAGCAGCTTAGTGAAGGGTTTCCTTGAAGTTCACAAAGAAGGGAAGAAAGCAACCGACCTGTTTGACAAGAAAATTGCAGTAAAAGGAAATTTGGAGATTCTTGAATACCTGGCGGAGATTGCGGTGCAATGCCTTAACCTTGATGTGGATCGAAGACCCACGATGACATATGTTGCAGAGCGCCTTCTGACACTGCAACGATATCGTAGGTCGCAAGTTGCTCACCAGTGA